The Sphingobium sp. JS3065 genome includes the window TCCGCCAGGTTACTTTCTGCCTGATCGGCAGTCTTCCATTGCTTGGCCTCGCGGCATGCGCTTCCGGACCCAAGAAGCTGGCCGTTTGTAACGGGCACCATCTGCGTGACGTGAATATCTATGGGAGCGTTCTGCCCGGATCGCCGGTGCCGGCGACTACAGCGCCGCGCCCTGCGCCGCCCATTCCTCCCTTGTCTCATCCGCAGGTGGGAGATCCACCGCCTCCGCCCGCAGTGCCAGCGCCTCCGGACGACAAGGTTTCCTTTGCGCCAAGGGACATTCGTTATGCGAGTTGCTGACAATGGCGCGGAGGCGGTGCCTGGTTCCGGGCTCAAACGCTATTTCCAGGAAGCGCGAAGCTGGGACCAGGACAGGGTTCGATCGGCATTGCGATCGACACGTATTGCTTGGACCGTGGCGGCACTAACCTCGGTGCTTGCGGCCGCATCCATTTTTGCTGTCGCCGCGCTGGCCCCGCTCAAGACCGTCGTGCCCTATGTCATTCGGGTCAATCAGACGACGGGCGCGGTGGATGTCCAGACAGCGCTGACCCAGCGGCCGATGCGCTATGATGAAGCGGTCACTAAATACTTTCTCGCGCAATATGTACGCACACGCGAAAGCTGGATACCGGCAGCTGCCGAGGAGAATTTCCGCTTCGTGACGATCCTGTCGCAGCCTGCGGAGCAGCAGCGCTGGGCGCGCTTCTTCAGCAACAACAATGCCGCAAGTCCCCAGAACGCCTGGGGGAAGAACGTCGTTGTGCAAGCACGAGTGCGCAACATCGCCTTCATCAATGATCGGGTCGCTAACGTGCGTTTTACGCGGCAGATCCAGACAGAGACGGATACGCAGAGCAGCGATTGGATCGCCACGGTCACATTCGCTTATGCCAATGCCCCAATGGCCGAAGGCGACCGTTATCGGAACCCGCTCGGCTTCCAGGTCGAGAATTACCGCTCCGATCCGGAGGTGGTCCGATGAAAACATTGGTCGCTGCGGCTATCATCGCGTGGGCCTCGCCGTTTGCTGCCCATGCGGTCGAGGTCCCGCGTGGCGCTGCGTCTGACCCGCGCGTCAAGTTCGTCGATTATGCGGAGGCGCAGGTCTATCGCATCGTCGGGACCTTCCGGACAGCAACCCAGATAGTCCTGAGCGAGGACGAGACGATCCAGCACGTCGCGCTGGGCGACACCGTCTCCTGGGAGGTGGCCGTGGCTGGCCACATCCTGTTCCTCAAGCCGCGCGAACGCGCTGGACCGACCAACCTTATCGTCACCACGTCTCGCGGCGGAACCTTAAGAAGCTATGCCTTTGAACTCACTGCTCGCAGCGGTCCGATCACCGGCCGCAACGGCCAGGCCTATTTCCAGGTGCGCTTCCGCTATCCGCGGGACGAGGCGGCGCGGGCCGAACGACTGAGAGCAGCACAGATCGCGATGCAAGCGGCGGCGCTGGAGGCCCAGGCTGTTCGCGGTGCCCTCGATCATGCGGTGATCGAGGGGCCGCGCAACATGAATTACAAGGTCCAGGGCTCGAGCGATTTGCAG containing:
- the virB9 gene encoding P-type conjugative transfer protein VirB9, with translation MKTLVAAAIIAWASPFAAHAVEVPRGAASDPRVKFVDYAEAQVYRIVGTFRTATQIVLSEDETIQHVALGDTVSWEVAVAGHILFLKPRERAGPTNLIVTTSRGGTLRSYAFELTARSGPITGRNGQAYFQVRFRYPRDEAARAERLRAAQIAMQAAALEAQAVRGALDHAVIEGPRNMNYKVQGSSDLQPSEVSDNGQFTVLRFPANREVPAIYLVRPDGSETLVPFDVRDEFVVVHLVARQLRLRRGGEVLCIYNQAPEPYGVDHGTNTGSPHVERTITHPQE
- a CDS encoding virB8 family protein, with amino-acid sequence MRVADNGAEAVPGSGLKRYFQEARSWDQDRVRSALRSTRIAWTVAALTSVLAAASIFAVAALAPLKTVVPYVIRVNQTTGAVDVQTALTQRPMRYDEAVTKYFLAQYVRTRESWIPAAAEENFRFVTILSQPAEQQRWARFFSNNNAASPQNAWGKNVVVQARVRNIAFINDRVANVRFTRQIQTETDTQSSDWIATVTFAYANAPMAEGDRYRNPLGFQVENYRSDPEVVR